The following coding sequences are from one Niveibacterium umoris window:
- the nagZ gene encoding beta-N-acetylhexosaminidase translates to MTPLELPLGPVMCDVAGVSLTDDERQRLRHPLVGGVILFARNFESPEQLAALARDIHALRSPALIIAVDHEGGRVQRFRSGFTRLPPMRALGAAWLRDHVEGLELARHTGYVLAAELLAHGVDLSFTPVLDLDHGRSSVIGDRAFSGDPAVAASLAQALVVGLREAGMGAVGKHFPGHGWAEADSHVALPQDERGFDQIWEQDIAPYRHRLGRQLAGVMPAHVIYTQVDPKPAGFSHYWLQEVLRQRLGFTGVIFSDDLTMEGATVAGDIAARADAAYAAGCDMVLVCNRPDLADTLLAKWHPQVSASSTARIQALRPSVDRDAFDLAVEAKYVSAQRAVSDFNATLA, encoded by the coding sequence ATGACCCCGCTTGAGTTGCCACTTGGACCCGTGATGTGCGACGTCGCGGGCGTCTCCTTGACCGACGATGAGCGCCAGCGGCTGCGCCATCCGCTCGTCGGGGGCGTGATTCTTTTCGCACGCAATTTCGAGTCGCCTGAGCAACTCGCGGCACTCGCGCGCGACATTCATGCGCTGCGCTCGCCGGCCCTGATCATTGCGGTCGACCATGAGGGCGGCCGCGTACAACGCTTTCGTAGTGGCTTTACCCGCTTGCCGCCGATGCGCGCGCTCGGCGCTGCCTGGCTGCGCGATCACGTCGAGGGGCTGGAACTGGCGCGCCACACGGGCTACGTGTTGGCCGCAGAGCTGCTGGCTCACGGTGTTGACCTGAGTTTCACCCCGGTGCTCGATCTGGACCATGGTCGCAGTTCGGTCATTGGCGATCGCGCGTTCTCCGGTGACCCCGCTGTTGCGGCTTCATTGGCGCAGGCGCTTGTGGTCGGGCTGCGCGAAGCCGGTATGGGCGCGGTCGGCAAGCATTTTCCCGGTCATGGTTGGGCCGAAGCCGATTCCCACGTCGCGCTGCCGCAGGACGAGCGCGGTTTCGACCAGATCTGGGAGCAGGACATTGCGCCTTACCGGCACCGCCTTGGGCGACAGCTTGCTGGCGTCATGCCGGCGCATGTGATCTACACCCAGGTCGACCCGAAGCCGGCGGGGTTTTCGCACTACTGGCTTCAGGAAGTGCTACGTCAGCGCCTGGGCTTTACCGGGGTCATCTTCTCGGACGACCTCACGATGGAGGGGGCGACCGTCGCCGGAGATATTGCCGCACGCGCTGACGCCGCGTATGCGGCGGGGTGCGACATGGTGCTCGTCTGCAACCGGCCTGATCTGGCGGATACGCTTCTGGCGAAATGGCACCCGCAGGTCTCTGCGTCCAGCACCGCACGCATTCAGGCTCTTCGCCCGAGCGTAGATCGCGACGCTTTCGACCTCGCGGTGGAAGCGAAGTACGTCAGCGCCCAGCGCGCCGTATCCGATTTCAACGCCACGCTTGCCTGA
- the pgsA gene encoding CDP-diacylglycerol--glycerol-3-phosphate 3-phosphatidyltransferase: MQLNIPNTLTWARIVLIPLFVGVFYLPETWLSMPEKNIWACVMFVAAAVTDWFDGYLARKLGQTSAFGAFLDPVADKLMVGAALVMLVELGRVDALIAFVIIGREITISALREWMAQVGASRSVAVSFIGKLKTTAQMIAIPVLLFNGNLFGFSVNPVGMLLIWVAAVLTLWSMGYYLKRAAVALSEAGKG, encoded by the coding sequence ATGCAGCTAAATATTCCGAACACCCTGACCTGGGCCCGCATCGTTCTCATTCCGTTGTTTGTCGGCGTCTTCTATCTGCCCGAAACCTGGCTCTCGATGCCGGAAAAGAATATCTGGGCGTGCGTCATGTTCGTTGCGGCGGCCGTAACTGACTGGTTTGACGGCTATCTGGCGCGCAAGCTGGGTCAGACGTCGGCATTTGGCGCATTCCTCGATCCGGTGGCCGACAAACTCATGGTCGGCGCGGCGTTGGTAATGCTCGTGGAGTTGGGGCGCGTCGATGCATTGATCGCGTTTGTCATCATCGGGCGCGAAATCACGATTTCCGCGCTGCGTGAATGGATGGCCCAGGTCGGCGCCTCACGCAGTGTCGCGGTTTCGTTTATCGGCAAGCTCAAGACGACCGCGCAGATGATTGCCATTCCCGTGCTGCTGTTTAATGGAAACCTGTTTGGCTTCTCGGTCAATCCTGTCGGAATGTTGTTGATCTGGGTGGCTGCGGTGCTCACCCTGTGGTCCATGGGCTATTACCTGAAGCGGGCCGCCGTTGCGCTGTCCGAGGCAGGAAAGGGTTGA
- the uvrC gene encoding excinuclease ABC subunit UvrC yields the protein MAFDAREFLRTLTESPGVYRMIGADEEVLYVGKAKNLKRRVSSYFQKNHPSPRIALMVSRIARVDTTAVRSETEALILENNLIKALKPRYNILFRDDKSYPYIMLSGDAFPRIAYYRGAFAKGSRYFGPFPSSWAARESVNLIQKMFRLRTCEESVFANRSRPCLLHQIKRCSAPCVALISPEDYARDVRMASMFLDGRHSEIIDQLGVQMQQAAERFAYEEAAFFRDQIRSLQTVLHKQFVDSGRDEDVDVVVAVEVAGVVCVNLAMVRGGRHLGDRPQFPQGGETLGAGDALLAFIEQHYLEHPAPTRLVVSGVVPEDARRFVDETLELRIAVVAPRFEAERAWVEMAERNAREAIEIRLRESGRVADQLDALRSALELQDAPQRIECFDISHTMGEATIASCVVWEDGGMKKSEYRRFNIAGVEPGDDYGAMRQALERRYGKVAAGEGARPDLILIDGGKGQVSVAYEVLVELGLETIAMLGVAKGEARKAGLEQLVFPDNRAPLVLGGEHAGLHLIQTVRDEAHRFAITGMRAKRAKARVGSRLDDIPGIGPTRRKKLIETFGGLAGVKEATVEDLCRVSGVNRKLAEAIYNALRD from the coding sequence ATGGCATTTGATGCGCGGGAGTTCCTGAGGACGCTGACCGAATCCCCGGGGGTCTACCGCATGATCGGCGCTGACGAAGAGGTGCTCTACGTCGGCAAGGCCAAGAACCTCAAACGTCGCGTATCGAGCTACTTCCAGAAAAACCACCCGAGTCCGCGCATCGCGCTGATGGTGTCGCGGATTGCGCGGGTGGATACGACGGCAGTGCGCTCCGAGACCGAAGCGCTGATCCTCGAAAACAACCTCATCAAGGCCCTCAAGCCGCGGTACAACATCCTCTTTCGCGACGACAAGAGCTACCCGTACATCATGCTCAGCGGCGATGCGTTTCCGCGCATTGCTTACTATCGGGGGGCATTTGCCAAGGGTTCGCGCTACTTTGGACCTTTCCCCAGTTCCTGGGCGGCGCGTGAAAGCGTCAACCTGATTCAGAAGATGTTCCGCCTGCGTACCTGTGAAGAGAGCGTCTTCGCCAATCGCTCGCGGCCCTGTCTGCTGCACCAGATCAAACGCTGCTCCGCCCCCTGCGTTGCGCTGATCTCGCCTGAGGATTACGCACGCGATGTTCGGATGGCGAGCATGTTTCTCGACGGGCGCCATAGCGAAATCATCGATCAGCTTGGCGTGCAAATGCAGCAGGCGGCAGAGCGATTCGCATACGAAGAAGCAGCCTTTTTCCGCGACCAGATCCGATCCCTGCAGACTGTTCTGCACAAGCAGTTCGTCGACTCCGGTCGTGACGAAGATGTGGATGTCGTGGTTGCGGTCGAAGTTGCGGGCGTCGTCTGCGTAAACCTTGCGATGGTCAGAGGCGGACGCCACCTTGGTGATCGTCCGCAATTTCCGCAAGGCGGCGAGACGCTGGGCGCCGGCGATGCATTGCTGGCCTTCATCGAGCAGCACTACCTCGAACATCCTGCGCCAACCCGTTTGGTGGTGTCGGGGGTGGTGCCCGAAGATGCCCGCCGTTTTGTCGATGAGACACTTGAACTCCGGATTGCCGTGGTCGCCCCGCGTTTCGAGGCCGAAAGAGCGTGGGTCGAGATGGCCGAGCGCAATGCCCGTGAGGCAATCGAAATCCGCCTGCGCGAATCCGGGCGCGTTGCGGACCAGCTGGACGCATTGAGATCGGCGCTCGAACTTCAGGATGCGCCACAGCGCATCGAATGTTTCGATATCAGCCATACGATGGGCGAGGCCACGATCGCGTCCTGCGTGGTGTGGGAAGACGGCGGAATGAAGAAGTCCGAGTACCGTCGATTCAACATCGCGGGTGTCGAACCCGGCGACGACTACGGCGCGATGCGACAGGCCCTGGAGCGACGCTATGGCAAGGTGGCTGCGGGGGAGGGGGCACGGCCCGACCTCATCCTCATCGACGGCGGTAAGGGGCAGGTCAGCGTGGCTTACGAAGTGCTCGTCGAACTGGGTCTGGAAACGATCGCCATGCTGGGGGTTGCGAAAGGCGAGGCGCGCAAGGCAGGGCTGGAGCAATTGGTATTCCCCGACAATCGGGCGCCGCTGGTGCTCGGTGGCGAGCACGCCGGGCTTCACCTGATCCAGACCGTGCGCGACGAGGCACATCGTTTCGCGATCACCGGAATGCGCGCGAAGCGAGCCAAAGCGCGCGTCGGATCTCGTCTCGACGATATCCCCGGAATTGGGCCGACGCGTCGCAAGAAACTCATCGAGACGTTTGGCGGGCTCGCTGGCGTCAAGGAGGCGACGGTCGAAGACCTCTGTCGCGTCAGCGGCGTCAATCGAAAACTCGCGGAAGCGATCTACAATGCGCTACGCGACTGA